The sequence CCGTTGAATGCGGCTCCTGCCACGAAGTCCCCTTTCGAGTAGCAGCAGCCGGTCACAACTTTGAAAGCCCATGCAGGGCAAGCATCCGATGAGCCGACGACAGGATTTTGACTTCACGCATGCGATGACGCGGCTATGCACCGACGTCTGCGAGCGGATCGAAGTCTTTCAGCACATCTGCATGGAACAGGTGGCCGTCACCTTCGCCCAGGCGCGCACGCCGGGCATTTATGGCGTCCAGGCCAAGCTCACGCCGCTGCGCTTCGAAGACGGGGCCCTCACCAAAAAGATGCGGGGCCGCACGTGGACCGTCCAGCGGGTCTTTCTCGGCCGCCACGAGATGCTCTACCTGCTCACGTTCTACCTGCCGCGATTCCAGGACAATACGTTCCGCGAGAAGATGATCACGGTTCTGCACGAACTGTATCACATCAGCCCGCACTTCGACGGCGACATCCGCCGCTTCGAAGGCCGCTACCACGCCCACTCGTCGAGCCAGAAAGAATACGACCGGCTCATGGACCGCTACGTCGACGAGTACCTGCAACTCGCTCCGCCGGCCGAACTGTTCGACTTCCTGCAGCCGAACTTCAAAGGCCTCGTCAACCGCCACGGCCGCATCGTCGGCAGACGCCTGCCTCAACCCAAGTTGATCCCGGTGGACGATAAACGCTCTGCGTGAGGATTGCTGACGCCTTACCAGTGGTGGCCCCAGAAGAAAGGGGGAGCCCCGCAAGAAAGGGTGGCCCCGAAAGATTCTTTCGGGGCGGCGCAGCCGTGGGAGACCGGGATTGGACGGCTTATTGGTGAGGGACTTGATTCACGAGGAAGACGAAGCAGGGTTGAATGTTCCCCCCTCGTCAAACTGCATCCTCCCACGGCTTCGCCGCCCTGATAGCGGAGCTATCAGGGCCACCCCTGCAGGGGGACGCTTTATAGAGAGCAGTGTCGGGAGACGCTCCACGCGGGTGACGTGCTTCCTGTGACTGCGTCACTCAGACGCACGCGTCTGAGCCAACCCTGTTGTGTGTTCGCGTCCTCTCCGGGGGGCCCCGAAAGATTCTTTCGGGGCGGCGCAGCCGTAGGAGAATGGAGTTGGACGGTTTCTTGCCGAGGAGCCAGCGATCGCTCCTTTTGTATGCCAGTCTGAAAGCGGGAGGTGGACATGACAACCGGTGGCTGGAGCGGTAGGATGGACGGGATGTTCTGATTCACCACCCGTTCGGGTTCAGCGAGGATGCCCTTTTCATGCCTGAAACTTACTACGTCGACTGCGACTGCGGCAGTCAGCTTCGTGTGGAACTGTACCACGCTGGGACCGATCGCGCCTGCCCGTCGTGCAGCAAGTCCGTGATGATTCCGGACAGCATCACGCTGAGAGAGATGTCGGGGGACAAGTATCCGT is a genomic window of Rubinisphaera margarita containing:
- a CDS encoding putative metallopeptidase; amino-acid sequence: MSRRQDFDFTHAMTRLCTDVCERIEVFQHICMEQVAVTFAQARTPGIYGVQAKLTPLRFEDGALTKKMRGRTWTVQRVFLGRHEMLYLLTFYLPRFQDNTFREKMITVLHELYHISPHFDGDIRRFEGRYHAHSSSQKEYDRLMDRYVDEYLQLAPPAELFDFLQPNFKGLVNRHGRIVGRRLPQPKLIPVDDKRSA